A stretch of the Streptomyces sp. WMMB303 genome encodes the following:
- a CDS encoding trypsin-like peptidase domain-containing protein: MPSIARSARRRPALAAAAVAAVLAVTATACGPEDDKADAKADSASSQEASRDVKKDLGLPDDLPKDLPTSLDDLDAWKNGAWKNWDRDKWLKEAKEFFNPIIDDLWDPDRMKDADGNDRKVDDSDIDDSPSGGSDGTGEDEGVTDPKPEAVKAAAVKTPYTKDDLPVGKVFMDTPKGAMVCSGSVLKDPRHPGKSNLVATAGHCVHGGAGKGWYRNVVFVPDYNPTGLSNKQLATASQSQVAPDGIWWAKRARTTKHWIQNGAERGGKGAQQDFAVLQVQPEDKSSASLEEKAGGALQATFTTPRVKSIKSLGAVGYPAAPPFDGSRMYRCDDKPGRLTIDPQQPSMYRIGCTMTAGSSGGPWLDSSGTRLLSVTSIGPITADWLAGARLGKEAKAVFDTISKES, from the coding sequence ATGCCATCGATAGCCAGGTCCGCTCGGCGCCGTCCGGCGCTGGCCGCGGCAGCGGTCGCCGCCGTGCTGGCGGTCACTGCCACCGCCTGCGGTCCGGAGGACGACAAAGCCGACGCCAAGGCCGACTCGGCCTCCTCGCAGGAGGCGAGCCGCGACGTCAAGAAGGACCTGGGGCTCCCCGACGACCTCCCGAAGGATCTCCCGACCTCCCTGGACGACCTGGACGCCTGGAAGAACGGCGCCTGGAAGAACTGGGACCGGGACAAGTGGCTCAAGGAAGCCAAGGAGTTCTTCAACCCGATCATCGACGACCTGTGGGACCCGGACCGCATGAAGGACGCGGACGGGAACGACCGCAAGGTCGACGACTCGGACATCGACGACAGCCCCAGCGGCGGCAGCGACGGCACCGGCGAGGACGAGGGTGTCACCGACCCGAAGCCGGAGGCGGTCAAGGCCGCCGCGGTCAAGACGCCCTACACCAAGGACGATCTGCCTGTCGGCAAGGTGTTCATGGACACGCCGAAGGGGGCCATGGTCTGCTCCGGCTCCGTGTTGAAGGACCCGCGCCATCCGGGCAAGTCCAACCTGGTGGCCACCGCCGGGCACTGCGTGCACGGCGGGGCGGGCAAGGGCTGGTACCGCAACGTGGTCTTCGTGCCGGACTACAACCCCACCGGACTGTCGAACAAGCAGCTCGCCACCGCGTCGCAGAGCCAGGTCGCCCCCGACGGCATCTGGTGGGCCAAGCGCGCCCGGACGACCAAGCACTGGATCCAGAACGGCGCCGAGCGCGGCGGCAAGGGCGCCCAGCAGGACTTCGCCGTGCTCCAGGTCCAGCCCGAGGACAAAAGCAGCGCCTCGCTGGAGGAGAAGGCCGGCGGCGCACTGCAGGCCACCTTCACCACGCCGCGGGTCAAGTCCATCAAGAGCCTCGGCGCCGTGGGCTACCCGGCCGCACCGCCCTTCGACGGCTCCCGGATGTACCGCTGCGACGACAAGCCGGGCCGACTGACGATCGACCCGCAGCAGCCCTCGATGTACCGCATCGGCTGCACCATGACGGCCGGTTCCTCCGGCGGCCCCTGGCTGGACTCCTCGGGCACCCGGTTGCTCTCCGTGACCTCCATCGGCCCGATCACCGCCGACTGGCTGGCCGGTGCCCGCCTCGGCAAGGAGGCCAAGGCCGTCTTCGACACGATCAGCAAGGAGAGCTGA